The following proteins are encoded in a genomic region of Dyadobacter sp. UC 10:
- a CDS encoding DEAD/DEAH box helicase, translating into MQTTQNNFEQFKLNRQLLNAIEEAGYTEPTPIQEQAIPLALAGQDILGIAQTGTGKTAAYTLPLLMRIKYAQGEHPRALIMAPTRELAMQISEAINALSKYTDIRTVVLYGGVGPKTQIENLRKGVDIIVATPGRFMDLYFQEEIVVKHLNVMVLDEADKMMDMGFMPQIRKLLEIIPTKRQNMLFSATFSEKVERLSHEFLEFPTRIEVTPQATTAEMVSQTLYEVPNFRTKVNLLSYFLQTRENFNRVLVFTRSREVAGLVHDNLLNRVVRESELKVIHANKGQNTRINAMEAFRSGSVRVLVATDVVARGIDITEVSHVINFDVPLIYEDYVHRIGRTGRANKIGEAITFMTMADEYHIRKIEKIIRMEIPREELPEELEIAATPVPERQDMLREIDNQKRKEDPTFLGAFHEKKKTFHSNSKATAKVGQKRKGFGGRSKRK; encoded by the coding sequence ATGCAGACTACGCAAAACAATTTCGAGCAGTTCAAGCTCAACAGACAATTATTGAATGCAATCGAAGAGGCCGGTTACACCGAACCAACCCCGATCCAGGAGCAGGCGATCCCGCTTGCATTGGCTGGCCAGGATATATTAGGCATCGCCCAAACCGGCACCGGCAAGACAGCAGCTTATACCCTTCCTTTATTAATGCGAATTAAATATGCCCAGGGCGAACATCCCCGGGCATTGATTATGGCGCCTACCAGGGAGCTTGCCATGCAGATTTCAGAGGCGATCAATGCGTTATCAAAATATACGGATATCCGGACAGTCGTATTGTATGGCGGTGTTGGCCCGAAAACGCAGATAGAAAATTTGCGGAAAGGGGTGGATATTATCGTCGCCACGCCCGGCAGGTTTATGGACCTGTATTTCCAGGAAGAGATCGTGGTGAAGCATTTGAATGTAATGGTGCTTGACGAGGCGGACAAAATGATGGATATGGGCTTTATGCCGCAAATCCGGAAGCTGCTTGAAATTATTCCCACCAAGAGACAGAATATGCTTTTTTCGGCTACTTTTTCTGAAAAAGTAGAGCGGCTGTCCCACGAGTTTCTAGAATTTCCTACACGAATTGAAGTAACCCCGCAGGCGACCACGGCTGAAATGGTTTCCCAAACTTTATATGAAGTACCCAATTTTCGAACGAAGGTCAATCTGTTAAGCTATTTCCTGCAGACCCGCGAAAATTTTAACAGGGTGCTGGTATTTACGCGAAGCAGGGAAGTAGCCGGTCTTGTTCACGATAATTTGCTGAACAGGGTAGTCCGTGAAAGTGAATTGAAGGTAATTCATGCTAACAAAGGGCAGAATACCCGGATCAATGCCATGGAAGCCTTTCGTTCGGGTTCAGTGCGGGTTTTGGTAGCGACTGACGTAGTTGCCCGGGGAATTGATATTACCGAGGTGAGCCACGTGATCAACTTCGATGTGCCCCTGATCTATGAAGATTATGTGCACCGCATCGGCCGGACAGGCAGGGCGAACAAGATCGGTGAGGCGATTACTTTTATGACGATGGCAGACGAGTATCATATTCGTAAAATCGAGAAGATAATCAGAATGGAGATTCCGAGGGAGGAGCTACCCGAGGAGCTGGAAATCGCGGCGACACCTGTCCCGGAACGACAGGATATGCTGAGGGAAATTGATAATCAGAAGCGAAAAGAAGATCCTACTTTTCTTGGGGCATTTCACGAAAAGAAAAAAACCTTTCATAGTAATTCGAAAGCAACTGCCAAAGTCGGGCAAAAGCGTAAGGGTTTTGGCGGAAGAAGTAAACGCAAATAA
- a CDS encoding tetratricopeptide repeat protein, with protein sequence MKESVFVWLAVLIPVFGLAQNTHLASAGPTSDTSPAQKKPLELKERRILPLFGEVSKTSEQIDEEIKFLSECDKSFTSRTEASSFFTARAWEYLQEGSLDTACYRFNLAQLLNDKNVEAYWGLGVVSYQRENWVDAKRMLSKGISLQGDNVPLLVDLSTVDLKLYAITSRKEELDEAGELLKHAMTIDSTYALGQYNLSLLHYNLNELDKAWEHLHKGRTLDLSQMNFEFVELLKAKLPDPQGFFK encoded by the coding sequence ATGAAAGAATCTGTTTTTGTTTGGCTTGCGGTGTTAATACCTGTATTTGGCCTTGCTCAAAACACGCATCTCGCGAGCGCAGGGCCGACCTCAGATACAAGCCCAGCCCAAAAAAAACCACTGGAATTAAAGGAAAGACGCATTCTTCCGCTGTTTGGAGAAGTCAGTAAGACCTCAGAGCAGATCGATGAAGAAATCAAGTTTCTTAGTGAGTGCGACAAGTCTTTCACCAGCCGCACAGAAGCCAGCAGTTTTTTTACAGCCCGCGCCTGGGAGTATCTGCAGGAAGGTTCGTTGGACACTGCATGCTATCGTTTCAACCTCGCTCAGCTTTTGAATGACAAGAATGTTGAAGCCTATTGGGGCCTTGGAGTTGTGTCATACCAACGAGAAAACTGGGTCGATGCCAAGCGAATGCTCAGCAAGGGAATCAGCTTGCAGGGCGACAATGTACCGCTACTGGTTGATCTATCCACTGTCGATTTGAAATTGTACGCAATCACAAGCCGGAAAGAGGAACTCGATGAGGCGGGGGAACTCCTGAAACATGCCATGACAATCGACTCTACTTACGCATTAGGGCAGTATAATTTGTCGCTTTTACATTATAATTTGAATGAGCTTGATAAAGCCTGGGAGCATTTGCATAAAGGCCGTACCCTGGACCTGTCACAGATGAACTTCGAATTTGTAGAGCTATTGAAAGCTAAGCTACCTGATCCTCAGGGCTTTTTTAAATAG
- a CDS encoding YncE family protein translates to MRKQLSRLLFFTAFSVLVWSCNQSEPTPKGDYVAGVFVINEGNFSQNNGTISYFTREQTTAEADVFSKVNGSTLKGGVQGYAAIGEHGVILVDNFTAGMDKVEFVNSNTFQHLGTIGSPDIENPREVVLAGTKAYVSCWGNIAGNNYSQGYIAVIDLNTKKVNKKINISGGPENLVFAGGKLFAGTVSYGGGKTLTVIDAATETIVKSITLDAAATPIGLDANGKLWVGAGLKALRVDPGSYAVETTLTIGSDASKSAGNFAFTTDLRSIIFTLSYFDANFDPKGETYKFGIGDSQINLATPLIKRVFSGLSIDPSQGLIYAGVTPSYAQAGYAVRYRSDGSLVDSIKVNVAPTGFFFK, encoded by the coding sequence ATGAGAAAACAATTATCGAGACTATTATTTTTCACAGCATTCTCAGTGCTGGTCTGGTCTTGTAATCAAAGTGAGCCCACACCCAAAGGCGATTATGTGGCGGGCGTATTTGTGATCAATGAAGGTAATTTCAGCCAAAATAACGGCACCATATCCTATTTCACGCGTGAGCAGACTACCGCTGAAGCGGACGTATTTTCGAAGGTAAATGGCAGTACATTAAAAGGCGGCGTCCAGGGATATGCCGCTATTGGCGAGCACGGTGTAATCCTTGTAGATAACTTCACTGCCGGAATGGACAAGGTTGAATTTGTGAACAGCAATACATTTCAGCATCTGGGAACCATCGGCTCGCCGGACATTGAAAACCCCCGCGAAGTAGTGCTGGCTGGCACAAAGGCTTATGTTTCCTGCTGGGGCAACATTGCAGGTAATAACTACTCACAGGGCTACATCGCTGTGATCGACCTGAATACGAAAAAAGTAAATAAGAAAATTAATATCTCCGGCGGGCCGGAAAATCTGGTATTTGCAGGCGGGAAGCTATTTGCTGGAACTGTTTCATATGGCGGCGGAAAAACTTTGACTGTAATAGATGCAGCTACTGAAACCATCGTAAAATCAATCACTTTGGACGCTGCAGCAACGCCGATCGGGCTTGACGCAAATGGAAAATTGTGGGTAGGCGCAGGATTGAAAGCACTGCGCGTTGACCCAGGTTCTTATGCCGTCGAAACTACGCTTACAATCGGTTCTGATGCTAGCAAATCCGCCGGCAATTTTGCGTTTACAACAGACCTGAGATCCATCATATTCACACTTTCTTATTTCGACGCAAACTTTGATCCAAAGGGAGAAACTTACAAATTCGGAATTGGTGATTCACAAATAAACCTGGCCACGCCGTTAATCAAACGAGTATTTTCAGGCCTGTCGATCGATCCTTCACAGGGGTTGATATATGCAGGTGTTACGCCGTCTTATGCGCAGGCAGGATATGCAGTGCGCTACCGTTCAGATGGCAGCCTCGTCGACTCTATTAAGGTAAATGTGGCACCAACTGGCTTCTTTTTCAAATAA
- a CDS encoding TonB-dependent receptor plug domain-containing protein, whose product MTINQTFALFVGLTAGILLSGNSSHAQTDSIALMPVNIRGFVPEKFMSGLKIQQIDSATLYTYKFQNIADLLSVFTPIAFNKYGPGQLTTAFFRGTSANHTAVLWNGLNINSPTLGQTDFSTIPVAGFDALSVQFGSAASIVGTDAVGGSILLSSEHQNKTTEVSIAGQLESFDNYQMQFVGRYHSTLNKQWSMSAKTSGYWNRLNNHFPHSQRRDYALLPAEASQRGLIQDIFLTSKKDQEISAHVWLTSNRLTTSPDNLAGRELTLTEAYRTMLRYRARDLTLRTAWVRDVIDYAKGDFDNPDHAVTDKFSSRAEHDFSWNMQTPGSGIYVKAGAEWTHYRTSVPGYEKRLITENRADLFLLTRWQVNQRLVASLNLRQALITGFNPPFTPSLGGEYQLVQEHHYQLKLKSALSRSYRVPTMNERYWAVLGNPNIRPESGWNKEIGLEQTVRTSYDDVFTTSVTGYHNRIKDWTYWNPVKNYRIENLQQVLARGIELQLGWRRSFDILKSGLNFNYAFNKSVQEKAYDAYSVDVIGKQLRFVPIHSAGLHFFFQYKIARLTAQMQSVGKRYTTFDNATFLKEYALVNLIGEVTIPFAGVYLRIQGQVNNVSNTFYLNTQNYAMPGRSFAINLVAAFRQSPKAAPVKEN is encoded by the coding sequence TTGACTATTAACCAGACTTTTGCATTGTTTGTTGGCTTGACGGCGGGTATTTTATTATCCGGAAATAGTAGTCATGCACAAACAGATTCCATTGCGCTAATGCCGGTCAATATCAGAGGTTTCGTTCCGGAAAAATTCATGAGCGGCCTGAAAATACAGCAGATAGACTCTGCGACACTTTATACATATAAATTCCAGAACATAGCCGACCTGTTATCCGTTTTCACACCCATTGCATTCAACAAATATGGTCCGGGCCAGCTGACCACCGCATTTTTCAGGGGAACTTCTGCCAACCATACTGCCGTGCTTTGGAATGGATTAAATATCAATTCGCCTACTTTGGGGCAAACCGATTTTTCCACGATCCCTGTCGCCGGATTCGATGCATTGTCGGTACAGTTTGGATCTGCGGCCAGCATAGTTGGTACTGACGCGGTGGGGGGAAGTATTTTGCTCAGCAGCGAACATCAAAATAAAACAACTGAAGTATCGATAGCCGGTCAGCTCGAGAGTTTTGACAATTATCAGATGCAATTTGTGGGCAGATACCATTCGACGCTAAATAAACAATGGAGTATGTCGGCCAAAACAAGCGGCTACTGGAATCGTTTGAACAATCATTTTCCTCATTCGCAAAGGAGGGATTATGCGTTGCTGCCTGCCGAAGCTTCGCAAAGAGGGTTGATCCAGGACATTTTTCTGACCTCAAAAAAGGACCAGGAAATTTCCGCACACGTTTGGCTGACGAGCAACAGACTAACTACTTCACCCGACAATCTGGCCGGGCGGGAACTTACCCTCACCGAAGCTTACCGGACCATGCTACGATACCGCGCCCGCGACCTTACACTTCGCACGGCCTGGGTAAGAGATGTGATTGATTATGCCAAAGGTGATTTTGACAATCCGGATCACGCGGTTACGGATAAATTTTCCTCCCGCGCGGAACATGATTTCAGCTGGAATATGCAGACTCCCGGGAGCGGCATTTACGTGAAAGCCGGCGCTGAATGGACGCATTACCGCACAAGTGTGCCGGGTTATGAAAAACGTCTCATTACTGAAAACCGCGCTGACCTTTTTCTGCTCACCCGCTGGCAGGTAAATCAGCGGCTGGTGGCTTCCCTGAATCTGAGACAAGCATTGATAACCGGCTTCAATCCTCCATTCACTCCATCGTTAGGTGGTGAATATCAGTTGGTTCAGGAACATCATTATCAGCTGAAACTCAAAAGCGCGCTCTCAAGAAGCTATCGGGTACCAACTATGAATGAACGTTACTGGGCGGTTTTGGGCAACCCGAATATCAGGCCGGAAAGTGGCTGGAATAAGGAAATCGGGCTGGAACAAACTGTGCGTACCTCTTATGACGATGTTTTTACAACTTCCGTTACAGGTTATCATAACAGGATCAAAGACTGGACCTACTGGAATCCGGTGAAAAACTACCGCATCGAAAATTTGCAGCAGGTACTCGCCCGCGGCATTGAGCTCCAGCTAGGCTGGCGGCGTAGCTTTGACATACTAAAATCAGGTCTGAATTTTAATTATGCATTCAATAAAAGTGTACAGGAAAAAGCTTATGATGCCTATTCTGTTGACGTGATCGGTAAGCAGTTGCGGTTTGTCCCTATTCACAGCGCGGGACTGCATTTTTTCTTTCAATATAAAATCGCAAGATTAACTGCTCAGATGCAATCGGTTGGTAAACGCTACACTACCTTCGATAACGCTACGTTCCTAAAAGAATATGCATTGGTAAATTTGATTGGGGAAGTTACGATTCCATTCGCGGGGGTATATTTGCGGATCCAGGGCCAGGTAAACAATGTTTCGAATACATTTTATTTAAATACCCAAAACTATGCAATGCCCGGAAGGAGTTTTGCTATTAACCTGGTAGCAGCGTTTCGCCAAAGCCCTAAGGCTGCGCCAGTCAAGGAAAATTAG
- a CDS encoding DMT family transporter: MASLSEIHTPDAPLKGIYLMLGAAFFFALTSAISKWLGREFHIVQLVFFRNIVGVVFIATSIWKRPLVQQGGKLGLLIFRGIVGTLSLYMLFYAIQTLGLGRASTYQYTYPIFLALFSWLLLGETLNSREWLAIFIGFAGILFVFRPDVSISLRDNALGLGNALLTAVSYLSIRQLGVVYDTRAIILSFMLSGIVMPVISMFVGTYYPMENMDFLIGTFKWPVNLFQWLGFLALGLTALLGQKMLTQSFTHDKAGRVAAIGYSNILFSVLIGFLMGESFPSVSVLTGMLLIVAGGILISFAKQKQKVTGEN; the protein is encoded by the coding sequence TTGGCTTCGCTATCTGAAATTCACACTCCCGATGCCCCGCTGAAAGGTATTTATCTGATGCTAGGGGCAGCTTTTTTCTTCGCACTCACATCCGCCATTTCCAAATGGCTGGGCCGGGAGTTCCATATTGTGCAGCTTGTATTTTTCAGAAATATTGTCGGCGTGGTCTTCATTGCAACGAGCATTTGGAAACGCCCGTTAGTGCAGCAGGGAGGAAAACTGGGTTTGCTGATCTTTCGGGGGATAGTCGGCACACTTTCGCTTTATATGCTCTTTTATGCAATTCAAACGCTGGGACTAGGGCGCGCGTCGACTTATCAATATACTTACCCTATTTTCCTCGCATTGTTTTCATGGCTTCTGCTGGGCGAAACCTTGAACTCGCGCGAGTGGCTGGCCATTTTTATTGGTTTTGCAGGAATTCTTTTTGTTTTCCGGCCGGACGTGTCGATCTCGCTTCGGGACAATGCACTGGGACTCGGTAATGCATTGCTTACTGCCGTTTCCTATTTGTCGATTCGCCAGCTCGGGGTTGTTTATGACACCCGCGCGATCATTTTATCCTTTATGTTAAGTGGAATAGTGATGCCTGTTATTTCAATGTTCGTAGGTACTTACTATCCTATGGAAAACATGGATTTTCTGATTGGAACCTTCAAGTGGCCTGTTAATTTGTTTCAATGGCTGGGTTTCCTTGCTTTGGGGCTTACAGCATTGCTGGGGCAAAAAATGCTGACACAATCTTTTACGCATGACAAGGCTGGCAGAGTCGCCGCTATTGGTTATTCAAATATTCTGTTTTCTGTTTTAATCGGATTTTTGATGGGCGAATCTTTTCCGTCGGTTTCTGTGTTGACAGGAATGCTGCTGATTGTGGCGGGAGGTATTTTGATTTCTTTCGCGAAGCAAAAACAAAAGGTTACCGGGGAAAATTGA
- a CDS encoding thioredoxin family protein, translating into MKNFIPRIFIFLAVTLALTGFRSDSVTRSEDQIHWLTIEEAFEKVKKEPKKVMIDLYTDWCGWCKVMDRETFKNKAVVAYVNAKYYAVKLDAEQRKTIVLGDKKFEFLPQGAKGINQIALALTNNQPSFPTTVFLDDQFNMIQPLAGYLKPKEFHEVITFFGEDFYKKEDFENYKAKTYKEKYRTK; encoded by the coding sequence ATGAAAAACTTCATTCCAAGGATCTTTATTTTTTTAGCAGTAACATTGGCGCTTACTGGCTTTCGGTCCGATTCTGTGACACGCAGCGAGGACCAGATACATTGGCTGACGATCGAGGAAGCGTTCGAAAAGGTAAAAAAAGAGCCTAAAAAAGTCATGATCGATTTATATACCGACTGGTGCGGCTGGTGCAAGGTAATGGACCGGGAGACTTTCAAAAATAAGGCCGTCGTAGCGTATGTTAATGCAAAATATTACGCTGTAAAACTGGATGCGGAGCAGAGGAAGACTATTGTTTTGGGAGATAAAAAATTCGAATTCCTGCCTCAGGGGGCGAAAGGCATCAATCAAATCGCACTGGCGCTCACAAATAACCAGCCAAGTTTTCCTACCACTGTTTTTCTGGACGATCAGTTTAATATGATCCAGCCGCTCGCCGGTTACCTCAAACCCAAAGAATTCCACGAAGTGATCACATTCTTCGGCGAGGATTTTTATAAAAAGGAAGACTTCGAAAATTATAAGGCGAAGACTTATAAAGAGAAATACCGGACGAAGTAA
- the prfA gene encoding peptide chain release factor 1, whose amino-acid sequence MIDKLEAIKERFEEVSQQIIQPEIVSDSTRYSKISKEYKDLGRIVEHYALYQKLQKDIAGTKELIATEKDEELREMAKEELDELAPKLEDLELAIKELLIPKDPNDSRNIILEIRGGTGGDEAAIFAGDLFRMYQRFFEKMGWRSSIMDFTEGTNGGYKEIICKVEGEDVYGKMKFESGVHRVQRVPQTESQGRIHTSAASVAVLPEAEEVDVQINMNDVRVDTFQSSGAGGQSVNTTYSAVRLTHIPSGLVVSCQDERSQLKNKDRALGVLRSRLYEIELKKHNDAISSQRKSMVGSGDRSDKIRTYNYPQSRITDHRIGYTVYNLPAVMEGDIAEFIERLRIAENTEKMQEGETV is encoded by the coding sequence ATGATCGATAAGTTAGAGGCCATAAAAGAACGTTTTGAGGAGGTTTCCCAACAAATTATTCAGCCGGAAATTGTCTCTGATTCCACCCGTTATTCCAAAATAAGTAAGGAGTATAAAGACCTGGGAAGGATCGTGGAACATTATGCGCTTTATCAGAAATTACAAAAGGATATTGCCGGCACCAAGGAGCTCATCGCGACGGAAAAAGACGAAGAGCTGCGCGAGATGGCCAAGGAAGAACTCGATGAGCTGGCCCCGAAATTGGAAGACCTCGAACTGGCGATCAAAGAACTACTGATCCCGAAAGATCCGAATGACAGCAGGAATATAATTCTCGAAATCCGCGGCGGCACCGGCGGCGATGAGGCTGCAATTTTCGCAGGCGATTTATTCAGAATGTACCAAAGATTTTTTGAAAAAATGGGCTGGCGGTCTTCCATTATGGATTTCACCGAAGGTACCAATGGCGGTTATAAAGAGATTATCTGCAAAGTAGAAGGCGAAGATGTGTACGGAAAAATGAAGTTTGAATCGGGCGTACACAGGGTTCAGCGCGTTCCACAGACAGAATCACAGGGCCGCATCCATACTTCCGCAGCATCCGTCGCAGTACTGCCGGAAGCAGAAGAGGTGGATGTGCAGATTAATATGAATGATGTGAGGGTCGATACTTTTCAATCGTCCGGAGCCGGCGGACAGTCGGTTAACACGACTTATTCGGCGGTACGGCTTACCCACATTCCTTCGGGGCTGGTTGTAAGCTGCCAGGATGAGCGTTCGCAGCTGAAAAATAAAGATCGTGCGTTGGGCGTCCTGAGGTCGCGACTGTATGAGATCGAATTAAAGAAACACAACGATGCGATCAGTTCGCAACGTAAATCAATGGTCGGCAGCGGCGATCGTTCGGACAAGATCCGTACCTATAACTACCCGCAAAGCCGGATCACAGATCACCGGATCGGCTACACAGTCTACAACCTTCCAGCAGTCATGGAGGGAGATATAGCAGAATTTATCGAAAGGTTGCGTATAGCGGAGAATACAGAGAAAATGCAGGAAGGAGAAACTGTTTAG
- a CDS encoding SAM hydrolase/SAM-dependent halogenase family protein — protein sequence MYKKLTSFFAAIAIILCFAGCGSDHAPNYTLVFQSDFGLKDGAVSAMKGVASGVSKEIRIYDVTHEIPAYNIWEASFRLVQTAPYWPAGTVFVSVVDPGVGTERKSVVLLTETGHYFVTPDNGTLTLVAEQMGIKEVREIDEVTNRRKNSEESYTFHGRDVYAFTGARLASRAISFVEVGSKLPAEVVKIPYQKARFENGHVLGSIPILDIQYGNVWTNIDRKLFDNLKLKVGDDINVQVSKGDSGVFKGKVRYVNTFGDVPEGKSVGYFNSLLQFSLGINMGNFSQKYGVGSGNDWRIELTR from the coding sequence ATGTATAAAAAGCTGACAAGTTTTTTCGCTGCAATCGCTATCATACTATGCTTTGCAGGATGTGGTTCCGATCATGCACCTAATTACACGCTTGTTTTTCAATCGGATTTTGGCTTGAAGGACGGGGCGGTCTCGGCGATGAAAGGTGTAGCTTCCGGGGTTTCCAAAGAAATCCGGATTTATGACGTGACCCACGAAATCCCTGCTTACAATATCTGGGAAGCATCTTTTCGCCTTGTTCAAACTGCTCCCTACTGGCCAGCCGGAACGGTTTTCGTCTCTGTGGTCGATCCCGGCGTGGGGACCGAACGGAAGTCTGTCGTGCTGTTAACGGAAACCGGGCATTACTTTGTCACTCCCGATAACGGTACGCTTACACTGGTCGCGGAGCAAATGGGTATCAAAGAGGTGCGTGAAATCGACGAGGTAACTAACCGGCGGAAAAATTCGGAAGAGTCATACACCTTTCATGGAAGGGACGTATATGCATTTACCGGCGCAAGATTGGCTTCAAGGGCGATTTCGTTTGTAGAGGTCGGTTCAAAGCTGCCTGCCGAAGTAGTCAAAATACCCTATCAGAAAGCGCGCTTTGAAAATGGGCACGTGTTGGGCAGCATTCCGATATTGGATATTCAATATGGTAATGTGTGGACGAATATTGATAGAAAGCTTTTCGATAACCTGAAACTCAAAGTCGGTGACGATATTAACGTGCAGGTGTCAAAGGGGGATTCCGGCGTTTTCAAGGGTAAAGTTCGCTATGTAAATACGTTTGGAGATGTTCCGGAGGGAAAATCGGTCGGGTATTTTAATAGCCTGCTCCAATTCTCCCTCGGCATCAACATGGGCAATTTTTCACAAAAATATGGTGTCGGAAGTGGAAATGACTGGCGGATCGAATTGACCCGATAA
- a CDS encoding aldo/keto reductase → MKKVSLSDSGPKVSEAIYGFWRWTDEGTATTSQIEKTINLCLELGINTFDHADVYGNGSIEEHFGKIIHNKSFKREDIVLFSKCGIRQSANKYLTYYDTSRDHIVNSINGSLKRLRTDYLDIFLLHQSDFLSDPEETATALAEIVKSGKTRHIGVANFTVFQHQLLASYLRIPIVTNHIELNLMNTSAIEDGRIDFIKQSFSKPLAWAPLAGGKILNGTDEKVVRLRMKLEEVGKKYNANIEQTAVAWLMKLGTLPIIGSLSEARIRNAASASEIKLTREDWYEIYQATGK, encoded by the coding sequence ATGAAAAAAGTAAGCCTAAGCGACTCAGGACCAAAAGTTTCAGAAGCAATTTATGGTTTTTGGCGATGGACTGATGAAGGTACAGCAACGACTTCACAGATCGAAAAAACAATCAACCTCTGTCTCGAACTAGGAATAAATACTTTTGACCATGCCGATGTTTATGGAAATGGAAGCATCGAAGAGCATTTCGGTAAGATTATTCATAATAAATCTTTTAAAAGGGAGGATATCGTTTTATTCAGCAAATGCGGGATAAGGCAATCGGCGAACAAGTACCTTACCTATTATGATACTTCCCGGGATCATATTGTTAACAGTATCAATGGCTCGTTAAAAAGGCTTAGGACTGATTATCTTGATATTTTTCTGTTACACCAGAGTGATTTTCTGTCCGACCCGGAAGAGACGGCTACTGCGCTTGCGGAAATTGTAAAATCAGGCAAAACACGTCATATCGGTGTTGCGAATTTTACCGTTTTCCAACATCAATTACTGGCCTCCTACCTCAGGATCCCGATTGTTACCAATCACATCGAACTCAATCTCATGAATACTTCGGCCATTGAAGACGGCCGCATTGATTTTATCAAGCAAAGTTTCAGCAAGCCACTTGCCTGGGCTCCGCTTGCGGGAGGTAAGATTTTGAATGGCACAGACGAAAAAGTAGTTCGCCTGAGAATGAAACTGGAAGAAGTTGGAAAAAAATACAACGCCAATATCGAACAAACTGCCGTAGCGTGGCTCATGAAGCTGGGAACACTCCCCATTATCGGGTCTTTGTCTGAGGCGCGGATCAGGAATGCAGCGAGCGCTTCTGAAATAAAATTGACCCGTGAGGATTGGTACGAAATATATCAGGCGACGGGAAAATAA
- a CDS encoding NYN domain-containing protein, translated as MKKVVILVDGQNLYYSLLGMKLIEKDIHWKNFFNSLIDPEDELIRSYWFRPQKIQDNFFSSDNIRSSEYYKKYRNYFQNYKNGEMDKIPEGIVQTVEKQVTFVEEWIKKQKDRFSQIEYAYDQLSIEYNDIEIIKTGIVKIKPQEQVYIGEKGVDIALAVKMIALSVEKKCDKIILVSGDYDYMEAIKFVKNNMTKLHVVKFHKGTPPRNKNMSRDISVMADKLIDIYETDMKNKFLKNPANEVELTTGGKVYPSH; from the coding sequence ATGAAAAAAGTTGTAATTTTAGTTGACGGTCAAAATCTGTATTATTCCCTGTTGGGGATGAAGCTCATTGAAAAAGACATCCATTGGAAGAATTTTTTCAATAGCTTAATCGATCCTGAGGATGAATTAATAAGGAGCTACTGGTTCAGGCCGCAAAAGATACAGGACAACTTTTTTTCTTCGGATAACATTCGGTCTTCCGAATACTATAAAAAGTATCGCAATTACTTTCAGAACTATAAAAACGGAGAGATGGACAAAATTCCTGAGGGTATAGTCCAGACAGTAGAAAAGCAAGTCACATTTGTAGAAGAATGGATAAAAAAACAAAAGGATCGGTTCAGTCAAATAGAGTACGCCTACGATCAGCTGTCAATCGAATACAACGACATAGAAATCATTAAAACCGGCATAGTTAAGATCAAACCACAAGAACAGGTGTACATAGGTGAAAAAGGAGTAGATATTGCACTTGCGGTCAAGATGATAGCTTTGAGCGTTGAAAAAAAGTGCGATAAAATAATCCTTGTTAGTGGAGACTATGACTACATGGAAGCCATAAAATTTGTCAAGAACAATATGACCAAATTACACGTGGTTAAATTTCATAAAGGAACACCTCCGCGAAACAAAAACATGTCGCGAGATATATCTGTGATGGCTGACAAGCTTATTGATATATACGAGACCGATATGAAAAATAAATTTTTAAAGAATCCAGCTAATGAAGTTGAATTAACAACAGGAGGAAAGGTGTATCCAAGTCATTAA